Proteins from a genomic interval of Ancylomarina subtilis:
- a CDS encoding MarR family winged helix-turn-helix transcriptional regulator — translation MDYKSIIIKIRRIVRSINLESKKIQKNHGVSIPQVLCLEYLKNSPNYQATQKSIRDHLNLNSSTVTGIISRLEMKGLLARLPKSGDRRVTTITLTSIGDEVLRTTPDLLQQRLAVKLKSIPTDKLENIGESLDLLVEMLEIEGLDASPMLTAEDVIKEEFSGPQSSFDSSLD, via the coding sequence ATGGATTATAAAAGCATTATTATTAAGATTCGTAGAATTGTTCGATCAATCAATTTGGAGTCTAAGAAAATACAGAAAAATCATGGTGTAAGTATTCCGCAGGTGCTTTGTTTGGAATATTTAAAAAACTCACCCAATTATCAGGCTACACAAAAAAGTATTAGAGATCATTTGAACCTAAACTCAAGTACGGTCACTGGTATTATTAGTAGGCTGGAAATGAAGGGGCTGCTTGCACGTTTGCCTAAATCAGGAGATCGAAGAGTGACAACGATTACTCTTACTTCCATTGGTGACGAGGTGCTAAGAACCACACCTGATCTTTTGCAACAAAGACTAGCGGTTAAATTAAAGAGTATTCCCACTGATAAATTAGAGAATATTGGTGAATCATTAGACTTGTTGGTTGAAATGTTGGAGATCGAAGGTCTTGATGCTTCTCCAATGCTTACTGCTGAAGATGTAATTAAAGAGGAATTTAGTGGACCTCAATCATCTTTTGACTCCTCCCTGGATTGA